The Spirosoma radiotolerans genome has a window encoding:
- a CDS encoding gluconate 2-dehydrogenase subunit 3 family protein produces the protein MNRRDALMRVAMLAGATMSLPALADTLEASAARRALTGKPLFLTADQDATVAELAETIIPTTTTPGAKAAKVNEFIDLMLKDCYKADDQKRFVDGLTQTNKLSQDTYSKAFVQLDPTQRIEIVKKLQADAKQELAQMNTTKAAAKVENAQADLQMPDAKKRYTPFFMILKDLTMTGYFTSEIGATQALEYVAVPGRYDGCVTLKPGQKAWAL, from the coding sequence ATGAACAGAAGAGACGCCCTCATGCGGGTGGCCATGCTGGCTGGCGCAACCATGTCGTTGCCCGCTTTGGCTGATACGCTCGAAGCTTCGGCTGCCCGGCGCGCCCTGACGGGTAAGCCGCTTTTCTTGACGGCCGATCAGGATGCGACCGTTGCTGAACTGGCTGAAACCATTATTCCAACGACAACCACCCCAGGCGCTAAAGCCGCCAAGGTGAATGAATTTATCGATCTGATGCTGAAAGATTGCTACAAAGCAGATGATCAGAAACGGTTTGTAGATGGCCTGACACAGACCAATAAACTGAGCCAGGATACCTATAGTAAAGCCTTTGTGCAGCTTGATCCAACGCAGCGGATTGAGATCGTGAAAAAATTACAGGCCGATGCCAAGCAGGAACTGGCGCAGATGAACACCACTAAAGCTGCCGCTAAAGTAGAAAACGCCCAGGCTGATCTACAGATGCCAGATGCTAAGAAACGGTATACGCCTTTCTTCATGATCCTGAAAGACCTTACGATGACCGGCTATTTTACGTCCGAGATTGGTGCGACCCAGGCACTTGAGTATGTAGCGGTTCCTGGCCGTTATGACGGTTGCGTTACACTTAAACCCGGCCAAAAGGCGTGGGCCCTCTAA
- a CDS encoding GMC oxidoreductase yields the protein MNLNIDAKKDMTYDAIVVGSGISGGWAAKELTQKGLKVLMLERGRDVKHIEGYPTATNNPWDFPHRGRVTTMAAEEYWANMRTGYTANEEWRHFFENDKENPYLEKRKVDWIRGYHVGGRSLMWGRQSYRWNKEDFMANAKEGIGVDWPIRYEDVAPWYDYVETFVGVSGSKDGLDVLPDGNYQPAMQMNCLEKEAKKRIEKAFPARTVTMGRTAHLTAPKQIHYDLGRAACQFRNQCMRGCPYGAYFSTQAGTLPAAMKTGRLTLRPDSIVSEVLFDEKKNKATGVRVIDQNTKEVREYYARIIFLNASAFASTSILMNSKSHRFPNGMGNDSDQLGRNIMDHHLAAGAAGTFDGMEDQYYYGRRANGVYIPRYRNWHNDKRDYVRGFGYQGGAGRGGWNRGNGIDGFGAEFKDSLTTPGQWTMSLGGFGEMIANPDNRMTLSPDQKDKWGLPLIVFDAAYGENEKKMRIDMMNDAAEMLEAAGLKNVTPYNDESKHPGIGIHEMGTARMGRDPKTSVLNAHNQLHAVKNVFNTDGACMTSASCVNPSLTYMALTARAADFAVKEMKKGTL from the coding sequence ATGAATCTTAATATAGACGCAAAAAAAGATATGACCTACGACGCCATTGTCGTTGGGTCGGGTATTTCTGGCGGTTGGGCTGCTAAAGAGCTTACGCAGAAAGGGTTGAAAGTGTTAATGCTGGAGCGTGGCCGTGATGTAAAGCACATTGAAGGCTATCCAACTGCCACCAATAACCCCTGGGATTTTCCCCACCGGGGCCGCGTAACAACGATGGCTGCCGAAGAATACTGGGCCAACATGCGGACCGGTTATACCGCTAATGAAGAGTGGCGCCATTTTTTTGAGAACGATAAAGAAAACCCATACCTCGAAAAACGGAAAGTAGACTGGATTCGGGGTTACCACGTGGGCGGACGGTCGTTGATGTGGGGGCGGCAAAGTTACCGCTGGAATAAGGAAGACTTCATGGCGAATGCCAAAGAGGGCATTGGTGTCGACTGGCCAATCCGGTATGAAGACGTGGCTCCCTGGTACGATTATGTAGAAACCTTCGTTGGCGTATCAGGTAGTAAAGATGGTCTGGATGTGCTGCCTGATGGCAACTACCAGCCAGCTATGCAGATGAATTGCCTGGAAAAAGAAGCAAAGAAACGCATTGAAAAGGCGTTTCCGGCTCGTACCGTTACGATGGGTCGCACGGCCCACCTGACGGCACCCAAACAAATTCATTACGATCTCGGACGGGCGGCCTGCCAGTTCCGTAACCAGTGTATGCGCGGCTGCCCTTATGGCGCCTATTTCAGCACGCAGGCAGGAACGTTGCCCGCAGCCATGAAAACCGGTAGATTAACCCTGCGCCCTGATTCGATTGTGTCGGAAGTACTCTTCGACGAAAAGAAAAATAAAGCGACCGGTGTTCGGGTTATTGATCAGAATACGAAGGAAGTACGTGAGTACTACGCCCGGATTATCTTCCTGAATGCATCGGCTTTTGCGAGTACATCCATCCTGATGAACTCGAAATCGCACCGTTTCCCAAATGGTATGGGCAACGATTCCGATCAACTCGGACGTAACATCATGGATCACCATCTGGCGGCTGGTGCTGCCGGCACGTTTGACGGCATGGAAGATCAGTATTACTATGGTCGGCGTGCCAATGGTGTTTATATCCCGCGTTACCGGAACTGGCATAACGACAAGCGCGATTACGTTCGTGGCTTCGGTTACCAGGGCGGTGCTGGTCGGGGTGGCTGGAACCGGGGTAATGGGATTGATGGATTCGGTGCCGAGTTTAAAGACAGCCTGACCACACCCGGCCAATGGACAATGAGTCTTGGTGGTTTTGGCGAGATGATCGCGAATCCAGATAACCGGATGACTCTCTCACCTGATCAAAAAGATAAGTGGGGATTGCCCCTGATCGTGTTCGACGCAGCTTACGGGGAAAACGAAAAGAAAATGCGGATCGACATGATGAACGATGCGGCTGAGATGCTCGAAGCGGCCGGACTGAAAAACGTGACGCCTTACAACGACGAATCGAAGCATCCTGGTATTGGTATTCACGAAATGGGAACCGCCCGGATGGGCCGTGACCCTAAAACGTCTGTACTGAATGCACACAACCAACTGCATGCTGTAAAGAACGTATTCAATACCGATGGAGCTTGTATGACCTCGGCATCGTGCGTGAACCCTTCTCTGACGTACATGGCGTTAACCGCTCGCGCGGCCGATTTCGCTGTGAAAGAAATGAAGAAAGGTACATTGTAA
- a CDS encoding ATP-binding cassette domain-containing protein, producing MLEQTPLIHLNVLTVRRGGVPILHDLTFQLKSGECWCVLGPTGSGKTTFLQTLAGQFPAPPGTLTRRIPTEFVSFKEQSSRFSYGSYFYQQRYQATMSDNVEGSDAGYTAIPSLRDFLQVSDTPEEMELLERLGLLPLLNRSFIKLSNGQTRKARIGKALLQQPTVLLLDNPFMGLDAAFRTELTNWLGDLTNHGLTLVLVTESEDVPPFATHVAVMGEGKLRWSGAVEDYQPTHQLDTEQVELPVLRTKPPLIDFAEAFRLQDVTVRYGDTVILDDVNWVVRAGERWALFGQNGAGKSVLLSLLYGDHPQAYANQVSVFGHRRGKSGESIWDVKRRIGFVSPELHLYFPQHLSVRQVALTGMTDTLTPPVRVSIETEADLVSLLSYFELAHALARPFGTLSAGEQRLVLLVRAFLKNAPVLLLDEPFQAIDNRHIERARKLIDSFTDKTILFVTHNRDELPQSVDQIFTISTHNSQPIQ from the coding sequence ATGCTCGAACAAACTCCGTTAATCCATTTAAACGTGCTAACCGTCCGGCGTGGTGGTGTACCTATACTGCACGATCTTACGTTTCAACTCAAATCAGGTGAATGCTGGTGCGTTTTAGGACCAACGGGTAGCGGTAAAACGACATTTCTACAAACACTGGCCGGACAGTTTCCAGCCCCTCCAGGCACTTTAACCCGCCGGATACCAACCGAATTTGTTTCGTTTAAAGAGCAATCCAGCCGGTTTTCGTATGGTAGTTACTTTTATCAGCAACGGTATCAGGCAACGATGAGTGACAACGTTGAGGGAAGCGACGCCGGCTACACGGCGATTCCCTCGTTACGCGATTTTTTGCAGGTATCCGACACGCCAGAGGAAATGGAATTGCTTGAGCGTTTAGGTCTGCTGCCTTTGCTGAACCGCTCGTTTATCAAACTGTCGAATGGGCAAACCCGGAAAGCACGCATTGGCAAAGCCCTGTTGCAGCAGCCGACTGTGTTGTTACTGGACAATCCTTTTATGGGCCTGGATGCTGCCTTTCGGACGGAGCTAACCAACTGGCTGGGCGACCTGACAAACCACGGCCTGACGCTCGTGCTGGTGACCGAATCTGAGGATGTTCCACCGTTTGCAACACATGTTGCCGTTATGGGGGAGGGGAAACTTCGTTGGTCGGGAGCTGTAGAAGACTACCAGCCAACGCATCAGCTCGACACAGAGCAGGTAGAGTTACCTGTCTTACGCACAAAGCCACCGCTTATTGATTTTGCCGAAGCTTTTCGGCTTCAGGATGTTACGGTTCGCTACGGTGATACAGTGATCCTGGACGATGTCAACTGGGTTGTTCGGGCGGGCGAACGATGGGCTTTGTTTGGACAAAATGGCGCGGGTAAATCGGTACTTCTTAGCTTACTGTACGGTGATCATCCGCAAGCGTATGCTAACCAGGTAAGTGTGTTCGGACATCGTCGGGGCAAATCGGGTGAAAGCATCTGGGATGTTAAACGACGGATCGGGTTTGTGTCACCTGAGTTGCATCTGTATTTTCCCCAACATTTATCGGTACGGCAAGTAGCGCTTACAGGCATGACCGACACCCTCACTCCCCCCGTTCGGGTGTCGATCGAGACCGAAGCCGATTTAGTTAGTTTGCTTTCCTACTTTGAGCTGGCTCACGCCCTTGCGCGGCCTTTTGGAACTTTATCAGCGGGTGAGCAACGACTAGTACTACTGGTACGGGCTTTCCTGAAGAATGCACCCGTATTGTTATTGGACGAGCCATTTCAGGCCATTGACAACCGTCATATAGAACGGGCAAGAAAACTGATTGATAGCTTCACTGACAAAACAATTCTGTTTGTAACACATAACCGAGACGAGCTTCCCCAATCTGTTGATCAGATCTTCACAATTTCTACCCATAACAGCCAGCCAATTCAGTAA
- a CDS encoding gliding motility-associated C-terminal domain-containing protein, producing MTSRGVASAYIQADSCQHPTPPVITGSAKDICRGESVTLTATGCSGTVIWSNGEAGSSIEVKPQQTTKYTAICRAQPGCISCFAEVWKITVNTPNAPILTSSATISCQTDAVTLAATNCSGTVHWSDHSIGTTWTGKLQQTATFQATCEQNNCLSNPSARVTVQIAAPATPIVSASQIEICARQSTQLTASGCLGTIRWSDGSEGSARIVTPDKTTTYRAVCQLGTCRSDSSEAVLIAVRRAEQKLELATTLRNGCPFQTADLSQAITAKNVSLSNYYQFRMGPSISSAPVQSPGAVLAGTYYVFGRDSAGCYTAPVAVNVTITPCAQAVPPCLSDPATVAIRLDSLDWAKGVVRLTAQLGGSANLPAWQSDGGGLFTTDGLTARYLLSETDRQRGKVLFTASTPDPDGSGPCSGASVQQTIAAPSRAAPSREIIGLGKKASEPIWLTEHNTNLIELTYQLVVSNLGANPLTTVQIADDLDAAFSATGALIQSVTVRADSGLVVNPNYSGRGADTTLLSAGNLAVGKQSRVWLTVRLDVSQANTLTFTNKATATGVDVNGVICRDRSTNGVEADPDQNGDPSDNDEPTQVTLHSLRPEESETVFIPEGFSPNGDGINDRFVIQHLPVDLTVQLEVYNKWGNLVYRSVNYKNDWDGTANQGINLSAAKGELPDGTYYYQIRLSDGRDYVRFMTLAR from the coding sequence ATGACAAGTCGTGGCGTCGCTTCTGCGTATATACAAGCCGATAGCTGCCAGCACCCAACCCCACCTGTCATCACAGGTTCGGCGAAGGATATCTGTCGCGGTGAGTCTGTCACACTCACAGCCACAGGCTGTAGTGGTACCGTTATTTGGTCAAATGGAGAAGCTGGATCTTCTATAGAGGTGAAGCCACAGCAAACGACGAAGTACACAGCTATCTGCCGGGCACAGCCTGGTTGCATTAGCTGTTTTGCCGAAGTCTGGAAAATAACGGTCAACACACCCAACGCACCCATCCTGACAAGTTCGGCAACAATCAGTTGCCAGACAGACGCAGTCACCCTGGCAGCGACAAATTGTAGCGGTACTGTTCACTGGTCTGACCATAGCATAGGCACTACCTGGACCGGTAAGTTGCAGCAAACAGCCACCTTTCAAGCCACCTGCGAACAGAATAATTGCCTTAGTAATCCATCGGCCAGGGTTACCGTACAGATAGCCGCCCCGGCTACACCTATCGTATCCGCTAGTCAAATAGAAATCTGCGCCCGTCAATCGACGCAGCTTACAGCATCCGGTTGCCTGGGCACAATCCGCTGGTCAGACGGCAGCGAAGGATCGGCCAGAATAGTAACACCGGACAAAACGACAACTTACCGCGCCGTTTGCCAGCTAGGTACATGCCGGAGCGACAGTTCCGAAGCGGTATTAATCGCCGTTCGTAGGGCCGAACAAAAACTTGAGTTGGCAACGACATTGCGTAATGGATGCCCTTTTCAAACCGCCGATTTGTCGCAGGCAATTACGGCCAAAAACGTATCCTTAAGTAATTACTATCAGTTTCGGATGGGACCGTCCATTAGTTCCGCTCCTGTTCAGTCACCAGGTGCGGTGCTGGCGGGGACATACTATGTTTTTGGCCGAGATTCGGCGGGTTGCTACACCGCTCCGGTAGCTGTAAACGTGACGATTACACCCTGTGCGCAAGCTGTTCCACCTTGCCTGAGTGATCCGGCTACGGTTGCGATACGACTTGACTCGCTTGACTGGGCAAAAGGCGTTGTTCGCTTAACGGCTCAACTGGGTGGTTCGGCCAATTTACCTGCCTGGCAAAGCGACGGGGGCGGTTTATTCACGACAGATGGCTTGACTGCTCGCTATCTGTTGTCCGAAACAGACCGGCAGCGAGGTAAGGTACTTTTTACCGCTTCTACGCCGGACCCCGACGGCTCTGGCCCCTGCAGTGGTGCATCGGTTCAGCAAACGATAGCGGCTCCATCCCGAGCGGCTCCATCCCGCGAAATCATTGGGCTTGGTAAGAAAGCAAGTGAACCAATCTGGTTAACGGAGCATAACACCAATCTGATCGAGTTAACCTATCAGCTGGTTGTATCAAACCTGGGAGCGAATCCGTTAACTACTGTACAGATTGCTGATGATCTGGATGCTGCTTTTTCCGCTACGGGTGCACTAATCCAGTCGGTTACGGTTCGTGCTGACAGTGGTCTGGTTGTGAACCCGAATTACTCTGGCCGTGGTGCCGATACAACCTTGTTGAGTGCCGGAAACCTGGCAGTCGGCAAACAAAGCCGCGTTTGGTTAACTGTTCGTTTGGATGTAAGTCAGGCAAATACATTGACATTTACCAACAAAGCAACGGCTACAGGCGTTGATGTGAACGGGGTAATCTGCCGGGATCGTTCGACAAACGGCGTAGAGGCTGACCCTGACCAGAATGGCGACCCTTCAGACAATGATGAACCAACCCAGGTAACCCTTCACTCGCTTCGACCCGAAGAAAGTGAAACCGTATTTATTCCGGAAGGCTTTTCGCCGAACGGCGATGGAATCAACGATCGGTTTGTTATTCAGCACTTACCTGTTGACCTAACCGTACAATTGGAAGTCTATAATAAGTGGGGCAATCTCGTGTACCGGAGTGTCAATTACAAAAATGACTGGGACGGCACCGCAAATCAGGGCATCAACCTGTCTGCGGCTAAAGGAGAGCTACCCGATGGAACCTATTACTATCAGATTCGACTGAGCGATGGTCGTGACTATGTGCGGTTTATGACCCTGGCCCGATGA
- a CDS encoding OmpA family protein, with protein MNKNWRVLILGGLLWLSSLTAWAQTDSLLQQANRLLSYKAYGRAIEAYSELLNEYDTKLTNTQRFAIQSGLASAYQQVGDTQKAERFFREAAANSAEESPQQILEFAQTLVKNGKLQEGQKQYERYLQVKAKQPERAMPTGPVAGTRKDAVRYRLEYLDLNSQGEEFSPAFYQDGLVYVAGKKGGATIETTGSGGGSGYLDLFYAPNRNNLKVASIINADGSVSKAPDTRSKTQYVVGQDNYSRPTANDSRTVPNFYEGINISEGLGYQDQSVDPAKQFSKTLNTKYHEGPATFSRDGSRIIFTRNNYNNGRASKSTTGVNKLKLYTATQQNGSWMNIEELPFNNDEYSVGHPTLSRDEQYLYFASDMPGGSGGTDLYVSRYQNGRWGRPVNLGPTINTRGNELFPFVDDNGNLYFSSDGRKGLGALDVFFATLSDAVTVQAVEHLDAPINSEQDDFGFITDASRQGGYFSSNRRNGNDDIYRFVRESSLFGCRDLTIRLYDTNSEQPLDSVTVLIKSRGEGRPDRTLVSDANGFMRICLEGNNAFTFQASRDGYINSTVGFTTTSLTDDQPSRLEIGLIKPTVVMDTIATDNAINAGPLTQSRISGVVMSARDRKPIDGVTVRLRNECDRSLREYVTGPDGRYTFNVVEGCDYTLVASKPAFGTNTNRIKRLPKKTKPKEVSADLRMLSVGDVVTIDNIYYDLDRFSLRADAARELDKVVATMRKYPSLIIEIRSHTDSRGEAEHNKALSLQRAKAVANYLVSKGISRRRMSTLGMGESQLVNNCTDGVICTDAEHQRNRRTEFRVVEIK; from the coding sequence ATGAATAAGAACTGGAGAGTACTAATTTTGGGAGGATTGCTGTGGCTAAGCTCGTTAACGGCTTGGGCACAGACAGACTCTTTGCTGCAGCAGGCTAATCGACTGCTCAGCTATAAAGCGTATGGGCGTGCCATTGAAGCGTACTCGGAACTCTTGAACGAGTATGATACCAAACTTACCAATACACAGCGATTTGCTATACAGAGTGGCCTGGCATCGGCTTATCAGCAAGTAGGCGATACGCAGAAAGCCGAGCGGTTCTTTCGGGAAGCGGCTGCCAATAGCGCTGAGGAAAGTCCACAACAGATACTGGAATTTGCCCAGACATTAGTCAAAAATGGTAAGCTTCAGGAGGGGCAGAAGCAGTACGAGCGCTACCTGCAGGTAAAAGCAAAGCAGCCTGAACGGGCAATGCCAACCGGGCCGGTAGCGGGCACAAGAAAAGACGCCGTTCGCTATCGGCTTGAGTATCTGGACTTAAATTCACAGGGTGAAGAGTTTAGTCCGGCGTTTTATCAGGATGGGCTCGTGTACGTAGCTGGTAAAAAAGGGGGCGCAACCATCGAAACCACAGGTAGTGGGGGCGGCTCTGGTTACCTCGATTTATTTTATGCGCCGAATCGAAATAACCTGAAGGTTGCCAGCATCATTAATGCGGATGGCAGCGTTAGCAAAGCGCCGGATACCCGCTCCAAAACTCAATACGTGGTGGGGCAGGATAACTACTCCCGGCCAACGGCCAATGATTCGCGCACCGTTCCGAATTTCTATGAGGGTATCAACATCTCCGAAGGCCTGGGTTATCAGGATCAGAGTGTTGATCCGGCAAAACAGTTTAGCAAGACACTAAATACAAAATATCATGAAGGCCCGGCTACCTTCTCGCGGGATGGGTCGCGCATAATTTTTACGCGCAACAACTACAACAATGGCCGCGCCAGTAAAAGTACCACCGGTGTAAATAAGCTTAAGCTATACACGGCGACTCAGCAAAACGGCTCCTGGATGAACATTGAAGAATTGCCCTTCAATAATGACGAGTACTCGGTTGGTCACCCAACGTTAAGCCGCGATGAGCAGTATCTTTACTTTGCTTCGGATATGCCAGGTGGTTCGGGAGGTACGGATTTGTATGTAAGCCGGTATCAAAATGGCCGATGGGGCCGACCAGTCAATTTAGGGCCGACTATTAATACAAGAGGAAACGAGTTATTTCCTTTTGTTGATGACAACGGAAATCTGTATTTCTCATCGGATGGCCGCAAAGGCCTTGGTGCATTAGACGTGTTTTTTGCGACCTTGTCGGATGCGGTAACCGTACAAGCCGTCGAGCACCTCGATGCGCCCATTAACTCCGAGCAGGACGATTTTGGCTTCATAACCGATGCCAGTAGGCAGGGTGGCTACTTCAGCAGCAACCGGCGTAATGGCAATGATGACATTTACCGTTTTGTGCGGGAAAGTTCGCTGTTTGGGTGCCGCGACCTGACCATACGCCTGTATGACACCAATTCGGAACAGCCCCTGGACAGCGTGACGGTGCTGATTAAATCGCGGGGCGAAGGCCGACCGGATCGTACCTTAGTTAGTGACGCCAATGGATTCATGCGCATCTGTCTGGAAGGCAATAATGCGTTTACCTTTCAGGCTAGCCGGGATGGATATATCAATAGTACAGTAGGTTTTACCACAACATCTTTAACCGATGACCAGCCCAGCCGACTGGAAATTGGGCTTATAAAGCCAACCGTCGTCATGGATACTATTGCGACCGACAATGCCATCAACGCTGGCCCCTTAACCCAGTCGCGCATAAGCGGTGTAGTGATGAGCGCCCGAGATCGAAAACCGATAGATGGAGTAACTGTCCGGCTTCGGAACGAGTGCGATCGTTCTCTACGAGAGTACGTAACGGGCCCCGATGGACGTTATACCTTTAACGTGGTCGAGGGCTGCGATTACACGCTTGTGGCCTCTAAGCCAGCGTTTGGAACGAATACAAACCGAATCAAACGGTTGCCTAAAAAGACGAAACCCAAAGAGGTTTCGGCCGACTTGCGCATGTTGAGCGTTGGTGATGTAGTTACAATTGATAACATTTATTACGATCTCGACCGTTTCAGTCTGCGAGCCGATGCCGCCCGCGAGCTGGATAAAGTCGTGGCAACCATGCGTAAATATCCTTCCCTGATCATTGAAATTCGCTCCCATACCGACAGCCGGGGTGAGGCAGAACATAACAAAGCCCTATCGCTGCAACGCGCCAAAGCCGTTGCCAATTACCTGGTGTCGAAAGGCATTAGCCGACGCCGTATGTCGACGCTGGGTATGGGCGAATCGCAGCTGGTGAATAACTGCACTGACGGTGTTATTTGTACCGATGCCGAACACCAGCGTAACCGCAGAACGGAGTTTCGGGTAGTGGAAATAAAATAA
- the ispE gene encoding 4-(cytidine 5'-diphospho)-2-C-methyl-D-erythritol kinase → MLTFPACKINIGLRITEKRSDGFHNLESCFYPVRWGDILEIIPAPEFRFTDSGLSIPGSLSHNLCVKAYNLLKADFELPPVQMHLHKIVPIGAGLGGGSADAAFTLKLLNDQFRLQLSIAQLEDYARLLGSDCAFFIQNRPLYCTGKGDVFSEIGVSLSGYHILLIYPNLAISTAEAYAGVKPRKTDVSLHDQLVAPIDHWHTTIHNDFEDSLFPAYPILGQIKQQLYEAGAVYASMSGSGSTVYGIFNAPILIPNQFSTYRVWEGKL, encoded by the coding sequence TTGTTAACCTTTCCTGCCTGTAAAATCAACATCGGCTTACGAATTACGGAGAAACGTTCCGATGGCTTTCATAATCTGGAGTCGTGTTTTTATCCAGTTCGGTGGGGTGATATTCTGGAAATAATACCCGCTCCTGAGTTTCGCTTCACGGATAGTGGGTTGTCCATTCCTGGTAGTCTAAGTCATAATTTGTGCGTTAAGGCGTATAACCTGTTGAAGGCTGATTTCGAGCTGCCTCCTGTTCAGATGCACCTTCACAAAATTGTCCCTATTGGTGCAGGGCTGGGCGGTGGTTCGGCTGATGCGGCCTTTACGCTGAAGCTACTGAATGATCAGTTTCGCTTGCAACTTAGTATAGCCCAATTGGAAGATTATGCCCGGCTGCTCGGGAGCGATTGTGCGTTTTTTATTCAGAATCGCCCTTTGTACTGTACCGGGAAAGGGGACGTCTTCTCAGAAATTGGCGTTAGCCTCAGTGGTTATCACATCTTACTTATTTACCCCAATCTGGCTATTTCGACCGCCGAAGCTTATGCTGGTGTAAAGCCCCGAAAAACCGACGTTTCGCTACACGATCAGTTGGTGGCGCCCATTGATCATTGGCATACAACCATTCATAATGATTTCGAAGATAGCCTCTTTCCTGCTTACCCAATTCTTGGGCAGATTAAGCAGCAACTTTACGAGGCAGGGGCTGTTTATGCCAGTATGAGCGGGTCTGGGTCAACCGTCTACGGTATTTTTAATGCGCCAATACTTATACCAAACCAATTTTCAACTTACCGCGTTTGGGAAGGAAAGCTATAA
- a CDS encoding cytochrome c oxidase subunit 3, producing MSNMITKRREPFRFMVWLGIASSVLLFTILLVAYVVRQTGPGWVATKLPNVFLVSTGVILLSSLTLKNAIQAFRHERFGTYRANIATTFGLGILFVILQAWGWRQMTQMGIELKGNPAGGFVYIISGIHLLHIVIGLIFLAILLVEAMRRRLYVDSFVYSVNPPNWLKIRLISLYWHFVDILWLGLFAFLVIHHGLNLRLSL from the coding sequence ATGAGTAATATGATAACGAAACGGCGGGAGCCGTTCCGCTTTATGGTGTGGTTGGGCATCGCCAGCAGCGTGCTGTTGTTTACAATACTGCTGGTCGCTTATGTCGTTCGCCAAACGGGGCCGGGCTGGGTGGCTACGAAGCTACCGAATGTATTTCTGGTTAGCACAGGGGTTATTTTGCTAAGTAGCCTGACGCTAAAAAACGCCATTCAGGCGTTTCGACATGAGCGGTTTGGTACGTATCGCGCCAATATTGCCACCACCTTTGGGCTGGGTATTCTGTTCGTTATCCTCCAGGCCTGGGGATGGCGCCAGATGACCCAGATGGGTATCGAACTGAAAGGAAACCCGGCTGGTGGGTTTGTATATATTATTTCGGGTATTCACCTGCTCCACATCGTAATCGGTCTTATCTTCTTAGCCATTCTGCTGGTCGAAGCCATGCGCCGTCGGCTCTATGTCGACTCATTTGTATACAGTGTCAATCCGCCGAACTGGTTAAAAATCAGGTTAATTTCATTGTACTGGCACTTTGTTGATATACTCTGGCTCGGTTTGTTTGCCTTTTTAGTTATTCATCACGGCCTCAATCTACGCCTATCTCTCTAA